From Desulfuromonas soudanensis, the proteins below share one genomic window:
- a CDS encoding superinfection exclusion B family protein — protein MPDWIEKIVTFIRLPIKYMWVAVVFTCITLFAPDNWLSNLGLTKLKTEYRTWLGSVLIVSASLVFVRIVSIFWSKIVKFCSKRKLKAYLIESLTQLDPSEKSILREFYIQDKKTIQLPMDQATVSGLIQKSFLLLAGSVGERSLAGMLIPIKINPLISEHITYQTIDLPAEPTESDFDWLRDNRPEFLYEIEHHQQLFHTHWNRSRL, from the coding sequence ATGCCTGATTGGATCGAAAAAATAGTCACTTTCATTAGGCTACCTATTAAATATATGTGGGTTGCTGTTGTTTTTACTTGCATAACATTATTTGCGCCTGATAACTGGCTTTCCAATTTAGGACTGACGAAGCTGAAAACTGAATACAGGACTTGGTTAGGGTCAGTTCTGATTGTTTCAGCATCGCTTGTATTTGTAAGGATAGTTTCAATTTTTTGGTCAAAAATTGTTAAATTTTGTTCTAAGAGGAAACTCAAAGCTTACCTAATCGAATCATTGACTCAGCTAGACCCATCAGAAAAATCGATACTTCGCGAATTCTACATACAGGATAAAAAAACAATCCAACTTCCAATGGATCAGGCCACAGTTTCAGGTTTAATCCAAAAAAGCTTTCTTTTGCTTGCTGGCAGTGTTGGGGAGCGGTCTCTGGCTGGCATGTTGATTCCGATAAAAATAAATCCTTTGATAAGCGAACACATAACCTATCAAACAATTGACCTGCCGGCTGAGCCAACAGAATCAGATTTTGACTGGCTACGTGATAATAGGCCTGAATTTTTATATGAAATTGAGCATCACCAACAGCTTTTCCACACTCATTGGAATAGAAGCAGGCTCTAA